A single window of Rhipicephalus microplus isolate Deutch F79 chromosome 5, USDA_Rmic, whole genome shotgun sequence DNA harbors:
- the LOC119180429 gene encoding uncharacterized protein LOC119180429, producing the protein MPEYVRQLMRISQTILMRLEQLGRQVDAMQQHLFNTTVRLQDETNDDVVLTPVKDIDQFLSLEGRLAADGNIKLKLIQQLAGLGGSTFGAAARRMLELLLSLEVAVQFSWAGQKGKRKFVDLGVTDVICKAVRRNFPETKKMTSSV; encoded by the exons AATACGTGCGTCAACTCATGCGAATTTCGCAAACTATCCTGATGAGGCTAGAGCAGCTGGGACGACAGGTTGATGCCATGCAGCAGCACCTTTTCAACACAACAGTGAGGCTTCAAGATGAGACAAATGATGATGTGGTTTTGACACCGGTCAAGGATATTGACCAATTTCTAAGTCTTGAGGGGAGACTTGCTGCTGATGGCAACATTAAGCTAAAGCTT ATACAGCAGCTTGCTGGCCTTGGTGGCTCAACTTTTGGGgcagcagccaggaggatgctggAGCTTCTGCTAAGCCTTGAGGTTGCTGTGCAGTTCAGCTGGGCAGGCCAAAAAGGCAAAAGGAAGTTTGTGGATCTAGGTGTCACAGATGTCATTTGCA aggccgtgaggcgaaattttccggaaacaaaaaaaatgacatcgagtgtgtga